In the genome of Planococcus donghaensis, the window CAATGACCAAACGCATTCAACTTGCCTTCTAAATTTGCCCACTCCCCAATCACTGTACCTAATACTAAACTAATAATAACAATTACGAAGTTTTGACTTCCTAATCCCATGTCTAGCCCTAGCACTATGACTGATAAACCAATTACATACATTACCGTTTCTTTCATTTTCTCAGAAATATTTTGAAGAGCTCTTCCAAGTATGGTTCCCACTATAATCAATACTGCATTTATCAATGTTCCTAAGAGAACCATTACATTTCTCCCCCTTCGACTTTGCTTCATTTACAGCAAAGTCCTCTTCTCCCTCTTTCGAGAGCAATGTTCTATTTTTATTTATCAAAAACAGAACCTATTCCCCTGTTTCGGGAAATAGGCACTCGTCAACTTAATAATTCTAAAATCCGTTCTAAGTCATCTTCTGAGAAAAATTCGATTTCTATTTTCCCTTTGTTCTTGTTTTTCTTAATTTGCACTTTTGTACCGAAACGATCTCTTAGTTCAGATTGTTTTTCTTCTATAAAAATATCTTTCTTTTTTTCGATTGTTTCACGTGGAACATTCTCATTTAATCGTTGAACGAGATTTTCCAATTGACGAACATTCAGGTTTTCCTTCACGACTTTTTCAGCTGTTTCTGGAATAAGCTTTTTGCTTCTCAACCCCAATAATGTGCGTCCATGTCCCATCGACAATTCCTTATCAGAGATGAGTTTCCGAACGTTCTCCGGCAATGATAAAAGGCGAACGTGGTTGGCGATATGTGGACGACTCTTACCTAATCGGAAAGCCAACTGCTCTTGTGTTAAACTTAAAGCTTCCATTAATTTTTGGTAAGCTTCTGCTTCTTCAATTGGCGTTAAGTCTTCACGTTGAAGATTTTCTAATATAGCAAGTTCCATCATTTGTTGGTCTGATAAATCTTTAACAATCGCTGGAACTTTCTTCAATTTCACTGATTTTGCTGCACGGAAACGACGCTCTCCAACCACGATTTCATATTTTTCTCCTACTTTTCTTACAACAATCGGTTGTAGAATCCCGTGCTCTTTAATGGATTCTGCCAATTCTTCTAAAGCCACTTGATCAAAGATTTTCCGTGGTTGATATGGATTGGCTTGGATTTCGCCTACGTTGATTTGATTTACTTTATCTGTATCGCTAATTGTCTCACCTGGAAACAATGCATTAATACCTTTTCCTAGTCCTTTAGCCATTATCAATCACTTCCTTTGCCAATTCTAAATACACTTCTGCGCCTCTGGATTTTGGATCATAAATAATAATTGGCTCTCCATGGCTCGGTGCTTCACTTAATCTTACGTTTCTTGGAATAATGGTTTTATACACTTTATCTTGGAAATATTTTTTCACTTCTTCTATTACTTGTACTCCTAAATTCGTTCGCGCATCTAACATCGTCAGCAGTACACCATCAATCATTAAATCATGATTTAAATGTTTTTGTACTAAGCGAATCGTACTCAATAACTGGCTTAATCCCTCTAATGCATAATATTCACATTGTACGGGAATAATGATTGCATCAGAAGCTGTTAAAGAATTTAACGTCAATAACCCTAAAGATGGCGGACAATCAATGATTATGTAATCGTACATATCTTTGACTTCTGCTAATGCATTTTTCAAGCGCGCTTCTCTCGAGATAGTCGATACCAACTCGATTTCAGCTCCTGCTAAAGAAATGGTGGCTGGAACTACATGTAAGTTTTCCACTTTTGTTTCCATTATTGTATCTTTAACCGCAATGTCATCGATTAGCACTTCATAAATGCATTTCTCTACATCGCCTTTATTGACGCCTACTCCACTTGTCGCGTTTCCTTGAGGATCGATATCTATTAAAAGAACTTTTTTGCCTAAATAAGCAAGGCAGGCACTTAAGTTCACTGAAGATGTTGTTTTTCCTACGCCGCCCTTTTGATTGGCGATCGCAATAGTTCTACCCACACTTGCACCAACTTTCTTTATTACTTTCTTTATTTTACTGCGGAATCTGTATTTTAGCTATTTTATTGTCGTTAAAAACAGCTTAAGGTGCCATTTATTCGTTGAACGTCAGAAGCTTATATTATAGGAGTTTCCTATTTTTCTATTGTATCAAAATTTTTCAACAATACGATGTTCTAATCATTAAAAAAGCTCTTTCCAAACTTGGAAAGAGCTTTTCGTTATTTTTTCTTCGGAATTTTCACGGTGATTTGATAATATTCATCGTGTTCTTCTTCCTCTGTCGTCAAATCAATACCACTTTTGGAAACCATGCTCAACGATTCTTTAATCGTATTCATCGCAATGCGCATGTCTCTGCTAAAGGCTTTTTTACGTGCTTTTGGTTTTTTTGGCTCAGTTGAAAGCAATTTGGTTACTTTCGCTTCTAACTGTTTTACGTTCAAGCTTTCTTCGATGGTTTCATCAAACAACTTTTTCTGTTGTTCTGCATCTTTTACTTGCAACAAAGCTCTTGCGTGCCGTTCTGTCAGCTGCCGATTAAGTAATGCTGTCTGGATCTCTTCTGGCAGTTTTAATAAACGTAATTTATTGGCAACTGTTGACTGGCCTTTACCAAGGCGCTGCGCTAAAGCTTCTTGTGTGATTTCTTGTATATCTAGCAAATTGCGATAAGCATGCGCTTCTTCTATCGAAGTAAGTTCCTCGCGCTGAAGATTTTCAATCAAAGCGATAGATGCCGTTTCTTTATCACTTAAGTTACGGATAATCGCCGGTACTTCTGTCCACTCGAGCGATTTCATTGCACGGAAACGTCGTTCACCAGCGATTATTTCATACTCGCCTTCTCTTTCAGAATTTCGTACCACAATCGGTTGAATAACACCGTGGACATGAATGGTTCGTGCAAGTTCTTCGATCTTTTCTTCATCAAAAATTGTTCTCGGTTGGTATTTGTTTGCATGTATTTTATCGAGCGGCAATTTCATGACTTCTTCTGACGCTTTGTGTTCTGCTATTTCCTTCTTCGCTGTATCATTTGCTTTATCTCCGCCTCCGAAAAAACGAGAAAAAGGACTTTTCATCCTCAAGCACCACCTTTTACAAGCTCACTTTATTGCTGAAGATCATTCACTTTTATTGCTCTCTTAATGTTCCACGTGAAACATTAAGAGATAGGTGATTTGTTTGGAACTCCAGCTTTCCGTGGATATTTCTTTGGTGTTTCTTTGAACTTTTTAAATACTTGAATGTAACGTTCGCTTTCTTCTATCGGCAATAAGAACGAATGAACGGCTTCTAGCTTTACACCTAATTTTTGTAATGCTTTTTCTGCATCATCTAATTCATCTGAAGCTGAGGCTGCTTTCATCGCTGCAAAGACGCCGCCTTTTTTAACAAGTGGAACACATAATTCGGCCAACACGGATAATCTAGCTACCGCGCGGGCTGTTACAACATCGTAGCTTTCCCGATGAATAGATTGGCCAAAGTCTTCTGCTCTCGAATGAACAAATTGGACTTTAGTTAATTCAAGTTCACCGCTCAAATGCTGTAAAAATTGAATGCGTTTGTTAAGAGAGTCCACTATCGTAACCTCAATATGGGGAAAACAGATTTTTAGTGGGATACTGGGGAATCCTGCACCTGCACCAACATCACAAATTTTCATAGGCTTTGTGAAATCTAAATAAAATGCTGCAGTAATTGAGTCATAAAAATGTTTTAAATATACAGCAGGTTGTTCTGTAATCGCTGTAAGATTCATCTTGTCGTTCCATTCAACTAACTCTTTATGATAGACCCGGAATTGCTCAAGTTGTTTATCGGTTAAGACGATCCCTTTTTCACTGAGGGCATCTTTAAACTGTTGTTCATTCAAACTAGCTTCCTCCCTCTTTCTTAATCTTTTATGTAAATTAAGAAATGGACTGGTGTGAGCCAGTCCATTCTATTGTTAGCTTATGCCTTTAGTTGTTTTACATTAAATAGCTAAAAGTTTGGGCTTTTCTTATTAAACAGAGATTTTTGCAATCTTTCCTTGTTCAATATACACCAATAAGATGGATATGTCAGCCGGATTTACGCCAGAGATGCGTGATGCTTGTGCAATCGACAACGGGCGAACTTCTGCCAGTTTGCCGCGAGCTTCAGTCGCAATTCCAGAGATTGCATGATAATCAATGTTATCAGGAATTTTTTTGTTTTCCATTTTTTTGAGTTTATCAACTTGCATTAATGATTTCTCAATATAACCTTCATATTTGATATGAATTTCAACTTGTTCTTTTACTTCATCCTCAAGATTTACAGTTGAAGCAGTCAATTGCGAAATCATATCATACGTCATTTCGGGTCTCTTTAATAAGTCCGCTCCACGAATACCATCTTTTAATTCACTGCCCCCTGCATCACGAATTGCTTGCTGGGTTGCTTCGTTTGGTTTGATCATGACACTTCTTAAGCGTTTAATTTCTTCTTCAATCCGCTCTTTTTTCGAAAGAAATTTCACGTAACGGTCTTCTTTTACCATGCCAATGGCATATCCTAGTTCTGTTAAACGCATATCTGCATTGTCATGGCGTAGTAATAAGCGGTATTCAGCACGTGACGTTAGTAAGCGATATGGCTCATTTGTGCCTTTTGTTACTAAATCATCGATTAATACACCGATATACGCATCTGAACGACTTAAGATGACTTCTTCTTTGCCCAACACTTTTGCTGCTGCATTGATGCCCGCCATTAGTCCTTGACCAGCTGCTTCTTCGTAACCAGATGTTCCGTTAATTTGACCTGCCGTATAAAGATTTTCAATTTGTTTCGACTCTAATGTCGGCCATAATTGCGTGGGCACAATGGCATCATACTCGATGGCATATCCTGCACGCATCATTTCGGCCTTCTCGAGCCCTGGAATCGATTCTAACAGCTTCCGCTGGACGTGTTCAGGTAAACTAGTTGAAAGGCCTTGTACGTAAACCTCACGCGTATTACGACCTTCTGGTTCTAAAAAGATTTGATGACGCGGTTTGTCATTAAAACGCACCACTTTGTCTTCGATAGAAGGGCAATAACGCGGACCCGTTCCTTTAATCATTCCAGAATACATCGGTGACAAATGAAGATTGTCATCAATTACTTGATGCGTTTCTTCGTTTGTGTACGTTAACCAGCATGGTAGTTGATCCGTAATGTATTCAGTCGTTTCGTAACTAAATGCACGTGGCACATCGTCGCCAGGCTGAATTTCCGTTTTGCTGTAATCAATGCTGTTACTGTTTACACGTGGAGGTGTTCCTGTTTTAAAGCGAACTGTTTCAAAGCCAAGCTTCTCCAGGTTTTCTGCCAATTTAATGGAAGGTTGCTGATTATTCGGACCGCTTGAATAACGCAGATCCCCAATAATGATTTCCCCACGCAAGAAAGTTCCTGTCGTAATTACGACAGAATTTGCACGATAAATGCCCCCTACTTGCGTAATCAGACCTTGAATTTTACCGTCTTCAACGATCAATTCTTCTGCAATTCCTTGGTGTAAACTTAAGTTTGGCTCTTCTTCCATCAAGCGTTTCATTTCTTGTTGGTATAGAACTTTATCGGCTTGTGCACGCAGTGCGCGAACAGCAGGTCCTTTAGCTGTATTTAACATTCTCATTTGAATGTGTGTTTTATCGATTACGCGCCCCATGGCTCCGCCAAGTGCGTCTATTTCACGTACGACTATGCCTTTTGCTGGTCCCCCAATAGATGGGTTACATGGCATAAATGCGATCATATCCAGATTCATCGTCAAAACAAGCGTTTTAGCGCCCATTCGCGCAGACGCAAGAGCAGCTTCCGCTCCTGCATGTCCAGCTCCTACAACGATGACATCGAACGTGCCTGCTTCGTATTGTGGCATGTTCGTTCATTCCCTTCGAGTTTTATTTCCCTAGACAGAACTGAGAGAATAATTGGTTTAAGAGGCCGTCATCTGCGGTATCTCCTATAATCTCCCCAAGTAGCTCCCACGTTCGAGTAACATCAATTTGAATCATATCTACAGGGACCTCCATTTCAGCAGCTTCAATGGCGTCTGAAATGGTTTTATGTGCCTGATGCAACAATGCAATGTGACGCACATTGGATACATAGGTCATATCCCCTGCTTCGATCTCTCCTTTGAAAAACAAAGCAGCAATCGCTTCTTCAAGCTGATCTATGCCTTCTTCTTCAACTAGCGAAGTTGTCACTAACAATTTATCGCCAGCTAACTTCTGCACTTGCTCCAAATCGATTTTCTGCGGCAAGTCGGTTTTATTGATAACGACAATATAGTCCATATCTTTAACCGTTTCAAACAACAGTTCATCTTCTGGCGTTAGCGCTTCTGCATAATTTAACACGTAAAGGATCAAATCAGCTTCTTTTAACACTTTTCTTGAACGTTCAACACCAATTCGCTCGACAATATCTTCTGTTTCACGAATCCCGGCTGTGTCAACTAAACGCAATGGAACCCCACGGACATTCACGTATTCCTCTATTATATCACGGGTAGTTCCCGCTATTTCTGTGACAATTGCTTTATTTTCTTGAACAAGGCTGTTTAAAAGAGAAGATTTTCCGACATTGGGACGTCCTAAAATGACGGTTGAAAGCCCTTCTCTTAAAATTTTCCCTTGTGAGGATGTTTGTAGCAATTTCTCGATTTCTAAACGAACCCATTTCGATTTTTCCAACATAATTGGACGCGTCATTTCTTCTACGTCGTCATATTCTGGATAATCGATATTTACTTCCATTTGAGCAATCGATTCTAGTAAGGCTTGGCGCAATGTGCCAATTAACTTGGATAGCTTACCTTCCATTTGGTTGAGCGCAACATCCATGGCACGATCCGTTTTTGCACGAATCAAGTCCATAACCGCTTCTGCTTGAGACAAATCGATTCGGCCATTTAAAAATGCTCGTTTCGTAAACTCACCTGGTTCAGCAAGTCTTGCGCCTCCACGTAATACCAATTCAAGCACTCGATTTACCGAAACAATTCCACCGTGGCAGTTGATTTCAATAACATCTTCACGGGTAAAGGTTTTAGGTGCTTTCATGAGTGATACCATCACTTCTTCCGCGATTTCCCCAGTCGCTGGATCTTCTAGGTGCCCATAATGGATGGTATGCGTTGCTTGAGAAGCTAACGCTTTATTGCTTGGAGCCCGGAACAGTTTGTCTGCAATTGCAACAGCTTCAGGACCGCTCAAGCGGACAATTGCGATTGCTCCCTCTCCACTCGGTGTCGATATGGCAGCGATTGTGTCGAATTCCATGATGTTCCCTCCTCTAAAGAAAAGCAGCAACTTATGCTCTGTGGATAACAATCAGAGCGTAAGAGCAGCTTGATTACAAAAATATATATTCATCTTATTATTTTTTGCTTAAAAAAAGTTGTCCACATGTGGACAACCAGTAAATGCACATGGCTTTCTAACATACTACAATAGCATAAAGCACTCAAAACCGAAAGACACAGTGCTTCATATTACTAAATTTCGTTAATTTGGCATAAAAAAAACCCGCCTAAATGGCGAGTTTTTTTATTTATGAGGTTCGATAACAAGATATCGGTTCGGATCTTTGCCTTCCGAATACGTATCGATATCTAAACGTCTTGATAAAGTTTGATGGATCACTTTTCGTTCGTAAGATGGCATTGGTTCAAATTGAACACGACCACCCGTCCGAATTGCTTTATCCGCCATACGATCCGCTAATTGTTCCAGCGTTTCTTGACGTCGTTCACGATAATTTTCGGCATCTAATTGAATCATCATAAATTGATTTGAATATTTATTGGCAACGAGTTGAGCTAATTGTTGAAGAGAATTCAAGGTTTGCCCTCTTTTCCCGATCAACATGGCTACTTTTTCGCTTTCAAGATAAAAATTCACTTTTTTATTGCCTCGCTTTTCATGAGTAATCGATAAATCATCAATTTTCATGTCTTTCGCGATGGATAAAATGTAATTTTTCGTTTCTTGAATAGCTTTATCATTTGAAATGGCAGGAACTTCTTCCTTTTTCTCTTCTTCGAACGCTATTACAGGTGTTTCAAGAATTTCAGCAGCCGGTTCTGATAAAGTTTGTTGGTTAGAATCTGTTGTTTTATCAATCACAACAACTTCAACTTCTGCTTTTTTGGCACCAAAACCGAAAAATCCTTTTTTCTCTTCCTGAATAACTGTAATCTTTACTTCTTCACGTGTAACTTGGAGTTTTTCTAATGCTTCAGATATAGCGCTTTCAACAGTTAATCCCGTTTGCGTAATCTGTTTCACTTTTTAGCCCCTCCTGCTTTCGTTTTAACAGGCTCTTGAACATCTTTTTTCTCCCACGGACGATAAATTACTAAATTTTGGATAAGTGAAATGATATTTCCGATAACCCAATACAATGTTAATGCGGAAGGTAATACAATACCAAAACCAATGATCATAACAGGCATGAAATACATCATAATTCGCATTTGCGGATTGTCCATCGCTGGCCCAGTGCGTAAAACAACGAACTGCATCAACCCGGCGATAATTGCCAAAACAATACTTGGCTCAGCCAGTGGGAAAATAAGAAATGCTCCTAAGTCGATTTCCGGTGTATTATTCATACGACTAATTGCATGATAAAAACCAATTAGCACCGGCATTTGAATAACTACAGGCAAACACCCTGCCATTGGATTAACGCCTTTTTCTTGGAACAATGCCATCATTTCTTTTTGGTATTTTTGTTGCGTAACAGCATCTTTCGACTTGTATTTTTCTTTTAGTTTAACCAGTTCAGGTTGTACTTCTTGCATACGTTTTGAACTTTTGGTTTGTTTAATCATCAACGGCAACATAACTAATCGAATGATAATCGTTACTGCGATAATCCCAAACCCATAAGTTCCTAATAAGCCTTTAAAGTATGTGATAGTTGAAACCAATGGCCAAACGATAAACTCATTCCAAAAACCTTCACTTTGATCACTGATCGGCTGATCAAATTCAGTACAGCCAGAAAGCAGCAAAGTTACTGCAATCAGTGAAAAGAGCAAAACTAATTTCTTATTCACCTTTTTTCCCCCAAACTAATCTCTATTACTTCTATAATAACATCCATTCTACGCAATCTTCTACTTCCTCGGCAATGTACGAGCAATTTTTAATACATGCTCGAGACTTTTC includes:
- a CDS encoding ParB/RepB/Spo0J family partition protein, producing MAKGLGKGINALFPGETISDTDKVNQINVGEIQANPYQPRKIFDQVALEELAESIKEHGILQPIVVRKVGEKYEIVVGERRFRAAKSVKLKKVPAIVKDLSDQQMMELAILENLQREDLTPIEEAEAYQKLMEALSLTQEQLAFRLGKSRPHIANHVRLLSLPENVRKLISDKELSMGHGRTLLGLRSKKLIPETAEKVVKENLNVRQLENLVQRLNENVPRETIEKKKDIFIEEKQSELRDRFGTKVQIKKNKNKGKIEIEFFSEDDLERILELLS
- a CDS encoding ParA family protein, giving the protein MGRTIAIANQKGGVGKTTSSVNLSACLAYLGKKVLLIDIDPQGNATSGVGVNKGDVEKCIYEVLIDDIAVKDTIMETKVENLHVVPATISLAGAEIELVSTISREARLKNALAEVKDMYDYIIIDCPPSLGLLTLNSLTASDAIIIPVQCEYYALEGLSQLLSTIRLVQKHLNHDLMIDGVLLTMLDARTNLGVQVIEEVKKYFQDKVYKTIIPRNVRLSEAPSHGEPIIIYDPKSRGAEVYLELAKEVIDNG
- the noc gene encoding nucleoid occlusion protein — translated: MKSPFSRFFGGGDKANDTAKKEIAEHKASEEVMKLPLDKIHANKYQPRTIFDEEKIEELARTIHVHGVIQPIVVRNSEREGEYEIIAGERRFRAMKSLEWTEVPAIIRNLSDKETASIALIENLQREELTSIEEAHAYRNLLDIQEITQEALAQRLGKGQSTVANKLRLLKLPEEIQTALLNRQLTERHARALLQVKDAEQQKKLFDETIEESLNVKQLEAKVTKLLSTEPKKPKARKKAFSRDMRIAMNTIKESLSMVSKSGIDLTTEEEEHDEYYQITVKIPKKK
- the rsmG gene encoding 16S rRNA (guanine(527)-N(7))-methyltransferase RsmG; this translates as MNEQQFKDALSEKGIVLTDKQLEQFRVYHKELVEWNDKMNLTAITEQPAVYLKHFYDSITAAFYLDFTKPMKICDVGAGAGFPSIPLKICFPHIEVTIVDSLNKRIQFLQHLSGELELTKVQFVHSRAEDFGQSIHRESYDVVTARAVARLSVLAELCVPLVKKGGVFAAMKAASASDELDDAEKALQKLGVKLEAVHSFLLPIEESERYIQVFKKFKETPKKYPRKAGVPNKSPIS
- the mnmG gene encoding tRNA uridine-5-carboxymethylaminomethyl(34) synthesis enzyme MnmG — encoded protein: MPQYEAGTFDVIVVGAGHAGAEAALASARMGAKTLVLTMNLDMIAFMPCNPSIGGPAKGIVVREIDALGGAMGRVIDKTHIQMRMLNTAKGPAVRALRAQADKVLYQQEMKRLMEEEPNLSLHQGIAEELIVEDGKIQGLITQVGGIYRANSVVITTGTFLRGEIIIGDLRYSSGPNNQQPSIKLAENLEKLGFETVRFKTGTPPRVNSNSIDYSKTEIQPGDDVPRAFSYETTEYITDQLPCWLTYTNEETHQVIDDNLHLSPMYSGMIKGTGPRYCPSIEDKVVRFNDKPRHQIFLEPEGRNTREVYVQGLSTSLPEHVQRKLLESIPGLEKAEMMRAGYAIEYDAIVPTQLWPTLESKQIENLYTAGQINGTSGYEEAAGQGLMAGINAAAKVLGKEEVILSRSDAYIGVLIDDLVTKGTNEPYRLLTSRAEYRLLLRHDNADMRLTELGYAIGMVKEDRYVKFLSKKERIEEEIKRLRSVMIKPNEATQQAIRDAGGSELKDGIRGADLLKRPEMTYDMISQLTASTVNLEDEVKEQVEIHIKYEGYIEKSLMQVDKLKKMENKKIPDNIDYHAISGIATEARGKLAEVRPLSIAQASRISGVNPADISILLVYIEQGKIAKISV
- the mnmE gene encoding tRNA uridine-5-carboxymethylaminomethyl(34) synthesis GTPase MnmE, whose protein sequence is MEFDTIAAISTPSGEGAIAIVRLSGPEAVAIADKLFRAPSNKALASQATHTIHYGHLEDPATGEIAEEVMVSLMKAPKTFTREDVIEINCHGGIVSVNRVLELVLRGGARLAEPGEFTKRAFLNGRIDLSQAEAVMDLIRAKTDRAMDVALNQMEGKLSKLIGTLRQALLESIAQMEVNIDYPEYDDVEEMTRPIMLEKSKWVRLEIEKLLQTSSQGKILREGLSTVILGRPNVGKSSLLNSLVQENKAIVTEIAGTTRDIIEEYVNVRGVPLRLVDTAGIRETEDIVERIGVERSRKVLKEADLILYVLNYAEALTPEDELLFETVKDMDYIVVINKTDLPQKIDLEQVQKLAGDKLLVTTSLVEEEGIDQLEEAIAALFFKGEIEAGDMTYVSNVRHIALLHQAHKTISDAIEAAEMEVPVDMIQIDVTRTWELLGEIIGDTADDGLLNQLFSQFCLGK
- the jag gene encoding RNA-binding cell elongation regulator Jag/EloR, whose translation is MKQITQTGLTVESAISEALEKLQVTREEVKITVIQEEKKGFFGFGAKKAEVEVVVIDKTTDSNQQTLSEPAAEILETPVIAFEEEKKEEVPAISNDKAIQETKNYILSIAKDMKIDDLSITHEKRGNKKVNFYLESEKVAMLIGKRGQTLNSLQQLAQLVANKYSNQFMMIQLDAENYRERRQETLEQLADRMADKAIRTGGRVQFEPMPSYERKVIHQTLSRRLDIDTYSEGKDPNRYLVIEPHK
- the yidC gene encoding membrane protein insertase YidC, with amino-acid sequence MNKKLVLLFSLIAVTLLLSGCTEFDQPISDQSEGFWNEFIVWPLVSTITYFKGLLGTYGFGIIAVTIIIRLVMLPLMIKQTKSSKRMQEVQPELVKLKEKYKSKDAVTQQKYQKEMMALFQEKGVNPMAGCLPVVIQMPVLIGFYHAISRMNNTPEIDLGAFLIFPLAEPSIVLAIIAGLMQFVVLRTGPAMDNPQMRIMMYFMPVMIIGFGIVLPSALTLYWVIGNIISLIQNLVIYRPWEKKDVQEPVKTKAGGAKK